One genomic segment of Vibrio fluvialis includes these proteins:
- a CDS encoding RNase H family protein, whose product MTQARCSIYIGVSVYKDQGAIGIAVYDDTQTLSGSHRLLIDRPTDSAELELIACIEGLRYAIDGDVIYSSSEFCVRGYNEWLDDWKRRGWRKSDKKPVANRQLWQQVDEERSRKLVDVCKRRSSPELDFAYQLAKGLWTEAE is encoded by the coding sequence ATGACTCAAGCTCGCTGTTCTATTTACATCGGCGTATCGGTTTATAAAGACCAAGGCGCTATCGGTATTGCGGTATACGATGATACGCAGACATTGTCTGGCAGCCACAGACTGCTTATCGATAGGCCCACCGACAGCGCTGAGTTGGAGCTTATCGCTTGCATTGAAGGTTTACGCTACGCCATCGATGGCGATGTCATCTACAGCAGCAGTGAATTCTGTGTACGTGGGTATAACGAATGGTTGGATGATTGGAAGAGAAGAGGCTGGCGTAAGTCAGATAAGAAGCCAGTAGCGAATCGTCAGCTCTGGCAACAGGTGGATGAAGAGCGCAGTCGCAAGTTGGTTGATGTGTGTAAGCGCCGCTCATCACCGGAACTGGATTTTGCTTACCAACTCGCCAAAGGGCTGTGGACGGAAGCTGAGTAA
- a CDS encoding type VI secretion system PAAR protein, giving the protein MPGAARLGDIGSEHDCFPPTPITAGSSGVMINYQPAIRQGDPLQDHGCPCDKTPHGNHPRAVSGGSSGVFIDGKPAARLGDAIDCGGAIASASSDVMIG; this is encoded by the coding sequence ATGCCAGGTGCAGCAAGATTGGGTGACATCGGCTCTGAACATGATTGTTTTCCGCCAACGCCCATAACGGCAGGGAGTTCAGGTGTCATGATTAATTACCAACCGGCGATTCGACAAGGAGACCCGTTGCAAGACCATGGTTGTCCCTGTGACAAAACGCCTCACGGGAATCATCCCAGAGCGGTGTCTGGCGGCTCATCGGGTGTGTTTATCGATGGGAAGCCAGCGGCTCGCTTAGGTGATGCCATTGATTGCGGGGGCGCTATAGCCTCCGCATCTTCGGATGTGATGATTGGGTAG
- a CDS encoding DUF2787 domain-containing protein — MSSLTFTSSLLPISDKLHALLSEQLTKQLVNDDTGTLAASRDLVFNFRDKSYSAEDGGFHPVEIAICHTASGDWSIEYITDFAYIGNYYPELERSLDFDFRVGEFFVAHRGWLPMQGRRDAKELYQLWESNFLAYVDMDAFDDLSVTPC; from the coding sequence ATGTCTTCATTAACTTTCACATCTTCTCTCTTACCGATTTCAGACAAACTGCATGCCCTACTGAGTGAGCAACTCACCAAACAGTTAGTCAATGATGACACCGGCACTCTCGCGGCCAGTCGTGACCTGGTATTCAACTTTCGCGATAAAAGCTATAGCGCTGAAGACGGTGGGTTTCATCCGGTTGAGATTGCAATTTGCCACACCGCGAGTGGCGATTGGAGCATTGAGTACATCACCGATTTTGCCTACATCGGAAATTACTACCCCGAGCTTGAACGAAGCTTAGATTTTGATTTTCGTGTCGGTGAGTTCTTTGTCGCTCATCGAGGTTGGTTACCCATGCAAGGCCGCCGAGATGCCAAAGAGCTGTACCAGTTATGGGAAAGTAACTTTCTGGCTTACGTCGATATGGACGCCTTTGATGACCTCTCTGTCACACCTTGTTGA
- a CDS encoding YagK/YfjJ domain-containing protein, with protein MAKKSKPYHVYVGRTFHHLPLEYDPQGLLYEALGLLHKAVQSTLSAEGKTSIVRYELTIPTDYAHSIADTMKLFGEKLKATVDEDLSAKKTRLSRTPFVHTMTIMWSQQPTLIVHRRVDVAILMNAEAFERFTFDFKKGGQEMRAAVKRCWEEALASHCDHQPTVSLHTPLNSYHTLDTSWRDHTDRLRVAFFCLSKMARMTHRVRDRVQIRTTFGGLRV; from the coding sequence ATGGCTAAGAAATCCAAACCCTATCACGTCTATGTCGGACGAACCTTCCACCATCTACCGTTGGAGTACGACCCGCAAGGGTTGTTGTACGAAGCGTTAGGCTTACTGCACAAAGCCGTACAATCCACACTCTCTGCAGAAGGTAAAACCAGTATCGTGCGGTATGAGCTGACGATACCCACGGATTACGCGCACTCTATTGCTGACACCATGAAATTATTTGGCGAAAAACTCAAAGCCACGGTTGATGAAGACTTGAGCGCTAAGAAAACACGATTAAGTCGCACCCCATTTGTGCATACGATGACCATCATGTGGTCCCAACAACCCACTTTGATTGTTCATCGCCGAGTGGATGTGGCGATACTGATGAACGCCGAAGCGTTTGAACGCTTCACTTTTGACTTTAAAAAAGGGGGCCAGGAAATGCGGGCCGCCGTGAAACGTTGCTGGGAAGAGGCACTCGCGTCGCACTGTGACCATCAACCCACAGTCAGTCTGCATACTCCTTTGAACTCGTACCACACATTGGACACCTCTTGGCGTGACCACACCGATAGATTGCGTGTGGCCTTTTTTTGTCTCAGCAAAATGGCCCGCATGACTCATCGCGTGCGAGACCGAGTCCAAATTCGAACAACATTTGGAGGGCTGCGAGTATAA
- the radC gene encoding RadC family protein: protein MTDYTKEQRYQENQILEHAAEILAHRYVRGDALTNPDATKEHIRCKLGAYEREVFALLLLDNQNRLIEFKELFHGTIDAASVYPREVVKVVLEANAAAVILAHNHPSGDSTPSQADRRITERLKDALTLVDVRVLDHIVVGKDSVSFAERGWL, encoded by the coding sequence ATGACCGATTACACAAAAGAGCAGCGCTATCAAGAAAACCAGATTCTTGAACATGCCGCTGAGATACTTGCCCACCGTTACGTGCGCGGTGATGCGCTCACCAATCCAGATGCCACTAAGGAGCACATCCGTTGTAAACTGGGGGCCTATGAGCGGGAGGTGTTTGCCTTACTGCTACTGGATAACCAAAACCGACTGATTGAGTTTAAAGAGCTGTTTCACGGCACCATTGATGCGGCCAGTGTCTATCCGCGTGAAGTGGTAAAAGTGGTATTAGAAGCAAATGCCGCGGCGGTAATATTGGCTCACAATCACCCATCCGGGGATTCAACGCCGTCACAAGCCGACAGACGTATAACCGAAAGGCTCAAAGACGCTTTAACGCTGGTGGATGTACGAGTGCTGGACCACATTGTGGTGGGGAAAGACAGTGTCTCTTTTGCTGAAAGGGGCTGGTTATGA
- the tssI gene encoding type VI secretion system tip protein TssI/VgrG: MATLAYTIHVEGLSDDALVVTKFDGQEFLSSSTFHHRPCYGFCYHIDLASRQSNLTAEQIVDRNVELRMYRDQKLVQRVHGVARSFVQGDTGHHFTLYSLILVPALERLSLRHNSRIFQYKTVPEIISTLLQEMGIQDYAFSLERDCAQREFCVQYRETDLAFLHRLAAEEGIVYSFVHEEGKHTIAFSDSSALHPSLTEPVPYNAMAGGAVDTPYIKGFRYQSEAAVSEVQLKDYSFKKPAYSFSQAVQGTDMDYQQARYAHFDAPGRYKDDVNGSAFTRARINYLRRESQVASGQSNEPLLRAGYKFTLCDHLDSAFNRDWLLVSVNHQGEQPQALEEEAGQGATTYSNQWCAIPGHQHWKAEPESSPRVDGPMIATVVGPKGEEIFCDEHGRVKVHFHWDRDSQQDEHSSCWVRVSQGWAGNQYGGMAIPRIGHEVIVSFLNGDPDQPIITGRTYHATNKSAYALPEHKTKTVLRSQTHQGEGYNELSFDDQADQELVYLRAQKNLQVEVENSADTRVNYDHVVSIGHNEQRTIAQDRSLKVEGKQQQTTVGDYLCQIQGDEHESVQGDWAKKIAGAVGINANGDITIKSGNKITLQVGGSFVVIDSSGVAIDGAKILIKSGGAPGSLALPTCPDVLETAAANGSAFVANCPGAKS; this comes from the coding sequence ATGGCGACATTGGCGTACACCATTCATGTTGAAGGGCTGAGCGATGATGCCCTTGTGGTCACAAAGTTTGATGGGCAGGAATTCTTGTCCTCCAGTACTTTTCATCATCGTCCGTGCTACGGCTTTTGCTATCATATTGACTTGGCAAGCCGCCAATCCAATCTCACCGCGGAGCAGATAGTCGACAGAAATGTAGAGCTCAGAATGTACCGTGACCAAAAGCTGGTTCAACGAGTACACGGCGTTGCCAGATCTTTTGTTCAGGGTGATACTGGTCATCATTTTACTCTTTATTCATTGATTCTCGTTCCCGCGCTTGAGCGTCTTTCCCTTCGTCATAACAGCCGTATTTTCCAATACAAAACAGTCCCCGAGATCATTTCCACTCTGCTGCAGGAAATGGGGATACAGGACTACGCCTTTTCTTTAGAGCGAGACTGCGCGCAGCGTGAATTTTGTGTTCAGTACCGTGAAACAGATCTGGCCTTTCTTCATCGTTTGGCCGCTGAAGAGGGTATTGTTTACAGTTTTGTTCATGAAGAAGGTAAGCACACTATTGCCTTTAGTGATTCAAGCGCGCTGCATCCATCATTGACCGAGCCGGTACCTTACAACGCGATGGCTGGTGGCGCCGTTGATACACCATACATTAAAGGTTTTCGCTATCAGTCTGAGGCCGCAGTCAGTGAGGTCCAATTAAAAGACTACAGCTTCAAGAAGCCAGCTTATTCGTTCAGTCAGGCCGTTCAGGGAACGGATATGGACTACCAGCAAGCAAGATATGCGCATTTCGACGCGCCAGGGCGTTACAAGGATGATGTTAATGGTAGCGCCTTCACTCGGGCCCGCATTAACTACCTACGACGTGAATCTCAGGTGGCTTCTGGTCAGAGTAACGAGCCACTACTTCGTGCTGGCTACAAGTTTACGCTGTGTGATCACTTGGACTCAGCTTTCAACCGAGACTGGTTATTGGTCTCGGTCAACCATCAAGGTGAGCAGCCACAGGCTTTGGAAGAAGAAGCTGGACAAGGTGCGACGACTTACTCAAACCAGTGGTGTGCCATTCCTGGCCATCAACACTGGAAGGCTGAACCCGAATCGTCCCCCAGAGTTGATGGCCCCATGATCGCCACGGTGGTCGGCCCAAAAGGCGAGGAAATCTTCTGCGATGAGCATGGGCGGGTAAAGGTGCATTTTCATTGGGATCGCGACAGTCAACAGGATGAACATAGTTCATGTTGGGTGCGCGTTTCACAAGGATGGGCGGGCAACCAATACGGGGGGATGGCAATCCCACGTATTGGGCATGAGGTGATTGTCTCTTTCCTCAACGGAGATCCAGACCAGCCGATCATTACCGGGCGCACGTATCACGCAACGAACAAATCGGCTTACGCTCTGCCTGAGCATAAGACCAAAACGGTACTCAGAAGCCAGACCCATCAGGGAGAAGGATACAACGAACTCAGCTTTGACGATCAGGCAGACCAAGAGCTGGTTTATCTGCGAGCACAAAAGAACTTGCAAGTTGAAGTTGAAAACTCCGCAGATACTCGCGTCAATTACGACCATGTGGTCAGTATTGGTCACAATGAACAGCGAACGATTGCGCAAGACCGTTCACTGAAAGTGGAGGGGAAACAGCAACAGACAACGGTGGGAGACTATCTCTGCCAGATTCAAGGGGATGAGCATGAGTCTGTTCAAGGCGATTGGGCGAAAAAGATAGCGGGAGCTGTCGGTATCAACGCTAATGGGGATATCACGATCAAAAGTGGAAATAAAATCACCCTTCAAGTCGGGGGGAGTTTTGTCGTGATAGACAGCAGTGGCGTTGCCATTGATGGAGCAAAAATACTGATCAAATCCGGCGGGGCTCCGGGATCTCTTGCGCTGCCCACCTGCCCTGACGTTTTAGAAACTGCTGCAGCCAATGGCAGTGCATTTGTCGCCAACTGCCCGGGAGCGAAGTCATGA
- a CDS encoding inovirus Gp2 family protein yields MKQPKHLTTIVKSTYLGRELCKGKCNKTLEMFKEYLDRIDDVMDKAISDYPRTTVIRVDLKFPYSIKYDVDQVMKRFIGSLSSQIDADIKRRRKHGKRVADCKIRYLWARENKLSINDHYHVALFLNKDVYAYLGSLVNTDNLAYRIKRAWCSALDLDIDEGGGLAHFPDNCRYWLDRKANNFDDMFNQVFKRLSYFAKTDTKKSGDRRRRFGYSLR; encoded by the coding sequence ATGAAACAACCCAAACACCTTACAACTATTGTTAAATCGACTTACTTGGGAAGAGAACTTTGTAAGGGTAAATGTAATAAAACCTTAGAGATGTTCAAAGAGTACTTAGATAGAATTGATGATGTGATGGATAAAGCAATCAGTGACTATCCAAGGACCACAGTTATTCGAGTTGACCTTAAATTTCCATATTCGATTAAATATGACGTTGACCAAGTGATGAAACGTTTTATTGGCTCCTTATCTTCTCAAATTGATGCAGATATAAAAAGAAGACGAAAACATGGCAAGCGAGTGGCGGATTGCAAAATTCGTTATCTATGGGCCAGAGAAAATAAACTATCGATTAATGACCATTACCATGTGGCTCTATTTTTGAACAAAGATGTCTACGCTTATTTGGGGAGTCTAGTTAATACTGACAATCTAGCTTATCGGATTAAAAGAGCATGGTGCAGTGCGCTCGATTTAGATATTGATGAAGGTGGAGGATTGGCGCATTTTCCAGACAATTGTCGTTATTGGTTAGATCGTAAAGCCAATAACTTCGATGATATGTTTAATCAGGTATTTAAACGTCTCAGTTATTTTGCAAAAACCGATACCAAAAAGAGTGGAGATAGACGCCGTCGCTTTGGCTATTCTCTACGATAA
- a CDS encoding AlpA family transcriptional regulator encodes MRFLKLKEVMEKTALSRSAIYRKMNDGEFPQSVSLGDRAVAWLESEVDEWMSGCVLAR; translated from the coding sequence ATGAGATTTTTAAAGCTAAAAGAAGTGATGGAAAAGACAGCACTGAGCCGTTCAGCGATTTACCGAAAGATGAATGACGGAGAGTTTCCGCAATCAGTGAGCTTGGGTGACAGGGCAGTGGCTTGGTTAGAAAGCGAAGTGGATGAATGGATGTCTGGTTGTGTGTTGGCGCGATAG
- a CDS encoding DUF4123 domain-containing protein — translation MKMSQTFAVVDRAIEPDVLAVCDRFECECWCLFPEPVDDEFARVAPYLVRVNAELVDWLKPKAMPWGFIFESDEAPKSLRAHLRRLLDVVVEENSQRLFLRFYDPRILWSLLNAFDPLRLNHFLGPIQSVRTFFPQQEQSGFEQLAPYRPFGYEIYSPFPISQGQYDAVLDRCRLNLIADVALVLNDDSAEFSAQLVNQLIEWDIAQPESIKRIAALCQEQNVMSWALFPSDWQVSLSQTDLSSDFRVNSLLHQVRSQHVL, via the coding sequence ATGAAGATGTCCCAGACTTTTGCTGTCGTTGATCGAGCCATCGAGCCGGATGTATTAGCCGTCTGTGACCGTTTTGAGTGCGAGTGTTGGTGTCTTTTCCCAGAGCCTGTGGATGATGAATTTGCTCGTGTGGCACCATACCTAGTCCGTGTTAACGCTGAACTGGTCGATTGGCTCAAACCCAAAGCGATGCCTTGGGGATTCATTTTTGAGTCAGATGAGGCGCCGAAAAGTCTGCGGGCGCACTTGAGAAGATTGTTGGATGTGGTCGTTGAGGAAAACTCTCAACGTTTGTTTTTACGCTTTTATGATCCGCGAATATTGTGGTCGTTGTTGAATGCATTCGACCCACTGCGACTGAATCACTTTCTCGGACCAATACAGTCAGTGAGAACGTTTTTTCCTCAGCAGGAACAGTCAGGATTCGAGCAATTAGCGCCGTATCGTCCCTTTGGCTATGAGATTTATAGTCCGTTTCCGATATCACAAGGTCAATATGATGCAGTGCTCGATAGATGTCGTCTCAACTTAATTGCCGATGTCGCTTTGGTGCTTAACGATGACTCTGCAGAGTTCAGTGCTCAGTTAGTCAATCAACTCATCGAGTGGGATATCGCTCAGCCTGAGTCGATAAAACGTATTGCGGCATTATGCCAGGAGCAGAATGTAATGAGCTGGGCACTCTTCCCTAGTGACTGGCAAGTATCCTTGTCTCAAACGGACCTTTCATCGGATTTTCGTGTCAACAGCCTGCTGCATCAAGTAAGGAGTCAACATGTCTTGTAA
- a CDS encoding DUF2787 domain-containing protein, whose amino-acid sequence MIELHSGDIHLAPSLHAALEKLLRLYSIPDTAERIVLNGRQTAYYSHRQGLHPIEVQFKRESPSKAWQVVCMTSFSYPEESSILVEPELYFHLLNRWCYQPNAGAADLSHPEVLELLMVWMNALARHLSRNVFDELELSVVRQF is encoded by the coding sequence ATGATTGAGCTCCATTCTGGTGATATACATCTTGCTCCTTCTCTGCACGCTGCCTTAGAGAAATTGTTGCGCCTCTATTCCATACCCGATACGGCGGAGCGTATTGTGCTTAACGGTCGCCAAACGGCTTACTACTCACATCGACAAGGACTGCACCCCATTGAAGTGCAATTTAAACGTGAATCCCCATCCAAAGCCTGGCAGGTCGTGTGCATGACCAGTTTTTCCTATCCCGAAGAAAGCAGTATCCTGGTTGAACCTGAACTCTATTTCCATCTGCTCAATCGCTGGTGCTATCAGCCCAATGCGGGGGCGGCCGATTTATCTCACCCTGAGGTACTTGAACTGCTCATGGTGTGGATGAACGCTTTGGCTCGTCATCTTTCACGCAACGTGTTTGATGAGCTGGAGCTCTCTGTGGTGCGTCAGTTTTAG